Proteins from one Haloarchaeobius litoreus genomic window:
- the menD gene encoding 2-succinyl-5-enolpyruvyl-6-hydroxy-3-cyclohexene-1-carboxylic-acid synthase, which translates to MARDYPNRNVLWAETLVDELAAGGLTAVCIAPGSRSTPLTVALDAHDDVETFSHLDERSAAFFALGRGRRTGEPTALVCTSGTAAANFHPAIIEANQARVPLLALTADRPPELRDSGANQTIDQEKLYGSAVRWYRDLPEPEATPRKLRRLRTDAARALTEAMGSDAGPVHLNCPFRKPLEPTPVAGDVPENWHQGDERASVGRGAGADGTPYVRRRQGRPALGVAELRDLADAVAAADTGVILAGPADPTTLADDDWPDAIAELAAATGFPVLADPLSGVRFGEHRDHATVLGGYDGYVHALEFDPELVLRFGASATSKPLRKALADTGARQVLVDPMGEWRDAEFVCSDLVVADPAGTAHGLADAVAGPADPAFADRLADTEARYWEHVAEFLADETPEGAIAHRVLADAPDPATVFVSNSMAVRDADRFGAPRDADLTVLANRGASGIDGVLSTGFGAGSATDDPLVVLTGDLAYYHDMNGLLALARCGVDATVVCVNNDGGGIFHLLPIEEFDPPFTEQFRTPHGLDFAPTGELYDLSFQRVRPAEFADTYRESLAMDGTQVIEVPFDAAASHRARERLADSVAGLL; encoded by the coding sequence GTGGCCCGCGACTACCCCAACCGGAACGTCCTCTGGGCGGAGACGCTCGTCGACGAGCTCGCCGCGGGCGGGCTCACCGCGGTCTGTATCGCCCCGGGGAGCCGGTCGACGCCGCTCACGGTGGCCCTCGACGCCCACGACGACGTGGAGACGTTCTCGCACCTCGACGAGCGCTCGGCCGCCTTCTTCGCGCTCGGTCGTGGCCGCCGGACGGGCGAACCGACCGCGCTGGTCTGCACCTCCGGCACCGCCGCGGCGAACTTCCACCCGGCGATCATCGAGGCGAACCAGGCACGCGTCCCGCTGCTCGCGCTGACCGCGGACCGCCCGCCGGAACTGCGGGATTCCGGCGCGAACCAGACCATCGACCAGGAGAAGCTGTACGGGAGCGCCGTGCGGTGGTACCGCGACCTGCCCGAGCCCGAGGCGACGCCACGGAAGCTCCGGCGGCTGCGTACAGACGCGGCCCGTGCCCTCACCGAGGCGATGGGGAGCGACGCCGGCCCGGTCCACCTGAACTGTCCGTTCCGCAAACCGCTGGAGCCGACGCCCGTCGCGGGCGACGTGCCGGAGAACTGGCACCAGGGCGACGAGCGGGCGTCGGTGGGACGCGGCGCGGGAGCGGACGGAACGCCCTACGTCCGCCGACGGCAGGGCCGGCCCGCACTCGGCGTCGCGGAACTGCGCGACCTCGCCGACGCGGTCGCCGCGGCCGACACCGGCGTCATCCTCGCGGGCCCCGCCGACCCGACGACGCTGGCGGACGACGACTGGCCGGACGCCATCGCGGAACTCGCGGCCGCCACGGGCTTCCCGGTCCTCGCGGACCCGCTCTCCGGCGTCCGCTTCGGCGAGCACCGAGACCACGCGACCGTCCTCGGCGGCTACGACGGCTACGTCCACGCGCTGGAGTTCGACCCCGAGCTTGTCCTCCGGTTCGGTGCCTCCGCGACCTCGAAGCCCCTCCGGAAGGCGCTCGCCGACACCGGCGCACGGCAGGTGCTCGTCGACCCGATGGGCGAGTGGCGCGACGCCGAGTTCGTCTGCTCGGACCTCGTCGTCGCCGACCCGGCCGGGACGGCACACGGGCTGGCGGACGCAGTCGCCGGCCCGGCCGACCCCGCCTTCGCCGACCGGCTCGCCGACACCGAAGCGCGCTACTGGGAGCACGTCGCGGAGTTCCTCGCGGACGAGACGCCCGAGGGAGCCATCGCCCACCGCGTGCTCGCGGACGCACCCGACCCCGCCACCGTCTTCGTCTCGAACTCGATGGCGGTCCGGGACGCCGACCGCTTCGGTGCACCACGGGACGCCGACCTCACCGTGCTCGCGAACCGGGGTGCGAGCGGCATCGACGGCGTCCTCTCGACGGGCTTCGGCGCGGGCAGCGCGACGGACGACCCGCTCGTCGTGCTGACGGGCGACCTCGCGTACTACCACGACATGAACGGGCTGCTCGCGCTGGCGCGCTGTGGTGTCGACGCGACCGTCGTCTGCGTGAACAACGACGGCGGCGGCATCTTCCACCTGCTCCCCATCGAGGAGTTCGACCCACCCTTCACCGAGCAGTTCCGCACGCCCCACGGGCTCGACTTCGCGCCGACCGGCGAGCTGTACGACCTCTCCTTTCAGCGGGTCCGCCCGGCCGAGTTCGCCGACACCTATCGGGAATCACTCGCGATGGACGGCACG